A DNA window from Phragmites australis chromosome 11, lpPhrAust1.1, whole genome shotgun sequence contains the following coding sequences:
- the LOC133885243 gene encoding protein MIZU-KUSSEI 1-like, translated as MRTITARNPHDSLSFSRRHFKWPVLGKSRSHRATTGDEEYMKNSEAEEDDATMAFSSACPSFHSEDFVSPPMKVAPPPAQQHQQPQRRRKVRTAVSRLRSALANAVAGRGRQVGLGARLTGTLYGHRRGHVHLAFQVDPRACPALLLELAAPTAALVREMASGLVRIALECERAKGSALLTPTAAPTAGGNGRKLVEETVWRAYCNGKSCGYAVRRECGAADWRVLRALEPVSMGAGVIPAASCGGGEGDVMYMRARFERVVGSRDSEAFYMMNPDSSSGGGGGIGGPELSVYLLRV; from the coding sequence ATGAGAACCATCACGGCAAGAAACCCCCATgattccctctccttctccagGAGGCACTTCAAGTGGCCGGTTCTTGGCAAGAGCAGAAGCCATCGAGCTACGACTGGGGATGAGGAGTACATGAAGAACTcggaggcagaggaggatgaCGCGACCATGGCCTTCTCCTCGGCCTGTCCGTCCTTCCACTCCGAGGACTTTGTGTCCCCTCCGATGAAGGTGGCACCGCCGCCGGCGCAGCAGCACCAGCAGccgcagaggaggaggaaggtcCGGACGGCCGTGTCGCGTCTGCGCTCCGCGCTGGCCAATGCCGTGGCCGGCCGGGGCCGCCAGGTCGGCCTCGGCGCGCGGCTCACCGGCACGCTGTACGGCCATCGGCGCGGGCACGTCCACCTCGCGTTCCAGGTTGACCCGCGCGCGTGCCCGGCGCTGTTGCTGGAGCTGGCCGCGCCCACGGCGGCGCTGGTGCGCGAGATGGCCTCGGGCCTGGTGCGCATCGCGCTCGAGTGCGAGCGCGCCAAGGGCTCCGCGCTCCTCACCCCGACCGCCGCGCCCACCGCCGGAGGCAACGGCAGGAAGCTGGTCGAGGAGACGGTCTGGCGCGCGTACTGCAACGGCAAGAGCTGCGGGTACGCGGTGCGGCGCGAGTGTGGCGCCGCCGACTGGCGCGTGCTCCGCGCGCTGGAGCCGGTGTCCATGGGCGCCGGGGTCATCCCTGCCGcgagctgcggcggcggcgagggcgacgTCATGTACATGCGCGCACGGTTCGAGCGCGTGGTGGGCTCCCGTGACTCGGAGGCGTTCTACATGATGAACCCGGACAgcagcagcggtggcggcggcggcattggCGGCCCCGAGCTCAGTGTCTACCTCCTCAGAGTCTGA